A window of Raphanus sativus cultivar WK10039 unplaced genomic scaffold, ASM80110v3 Scaffold4237, whole genome shotgun sequence genomic DNA:
GAATTGACCCCCTTTGTGTAGTTGCGGACGTTGTTACGGACCCATGTGTCCGCTTCAGCTTGGTTGGAGGCGATACGCTGGATATCAGAGTTGGGAACATCGATTATAAGCTCGAGAACCTCATGGTTGGGATCGTAAAGACGCATCAGCTGGATGTTACGCTGCCGGTAAAACGCAACCACATCTGCGGGACGTGGCAGGTTGTTTCCAAATTTCCCGTAGCACACTCCGATTTGCCCAGCTTCATTTCCAGGTTAAGATCCgcaataaacaacaaaaaatgcATTTAATCAAATTCTGAAAACTCTAATCTAAATAGATT
This region includes:
- the LOC130507261 gene encoding uncharacterized protein LOC130507261, which encodes MGACAPLLYHLASPLDPRVSPCFLPICSGIDPLCVVADVVTDPCVRFSLVGGDTLDIRVGNIDYKLENLMVGIVKTHQLDVTLPVKRNHICGTWQVVSKFPVAHSDLPSFISRLRKRTEPAL